From Juglans regia cultivar Chandler chromosome 8, Walnut 2.0, whole genome shotgun sequence, the proteins below share one genomic window:
- the LOC118349239 gene encoding uncharacterized protein LOC118349239, with amino-acid sequence MQVLGVKMRDFPSCFGENGVQVADSSSSSTSKAAQNLVTCVYQCCLRGRSCLITVTWSKNLMGQCLGIGIDDSSNQCLCKVDIKPWFFSKRRVSKSLEKYSCKIDIFWDLSAAKFGPGPEPLEGFYVAFVVDRQMVLLLGDLRKEAFKKTNASPVPSNAVFIAKREHIYGKKVFSTKVQFCDSGQIHDLVVECDTTGVNDPCLMIRVDSKPVMQVKQLRWKFRGNHTILVDGLAVEVFWDVYNWLFGASLGNAVFMFKTCLSAEKLWASQPISNPNPFPWSCSQRFSGSETQCLGFSLILYAWKNE; translated from the coding sequence ATGCAAGTTCTCGGGGTGAAGATGAGAGATTTCCCATCTTGTTTTGGTGAAAATGGGGTTCAGGTTGCTGATTCTTCCTCGTCCAGCACGAGCAAGGCTGCCCAGAATTTAGTAACTTGTGTCTATCAATGCTGTTTACGAGGTCGGTCTTGCTTGATTACTGTCACATGGAGTAAGAACTTAATGGGCCAATGCCTTGGAATTGGGATCGATGACTCATCAAATCAGTGTCTGTGTAAGGTCGATATTAAACCCTGGTTTTTCTCCAAGAGGAGAGTGTCCAAGAGCTTAGAAAAATATTCTTGTAAAATCGATATATTTTGGGACCTTTCTGCGGCCAAGTTTGGTCCTGGGCCTGAGCCTTTGGAGGGATTTTATGTTGCGTTTGTTGTTGATCGACAAATGGTTCTTCTTCTTGGGGATTTGAGAAAAGAAGCTTTCAAGAAAACTAATGCCAGCCCTGTGCCTTCTAATGCTGTTTTCATTGCCAAGAGAGAGCATATTTATGGCAAGAAAGTGTTTAGTACCAAAGTTCAATTTTGTGACAGTggtcaaattcatgatcttgtgGTCGAATGTGACACTACTGGTGTCAATGATCCATGCCTGATGATCCGCGTAGATAGCAAGCCAGTAATGCAGGTAAAGCAGCTTCGATGGAAGTTCCGGGGGAACCATACCATCTTGGTTGATGGGCTTGCTGTAGAAGTTTTCTGGGATGTTTATAATTGGCTCTTTGGTGCATCACTAGGAAATGCTGTTTTTATGTTCAAGACATGCCTCTCGGCTGAGAAGTTGTGGGCTAGCCAACCCATTTCCAATCCAAATCCATTTCCGTGGTCTTGCTCGCAAAGATTTTCGGGTTCCGAAACACAATGTCTTGGCTTCTCACTGATCTTGTATGCTTGGAAAAATGAATAG